One window of Serinus canaria isolate serCan28SL12 chromosome 3, serCan2020, whole genome shotgun sequence genomic DNA carries:
- the MRPL19 gene encoding 39S ribosomal protein L19, mitochondrial — protein MAAACGRLVPRGAAIALPARCFSLSGYRVSSDGKPPKFQPPPKPVIIDRKTQKEESRFLSPEFIPPRGRKDPLKYYIERKDMIQRRKVFNIPEFYVGSILAVTTANPLASDKSSRFVGICIQRGGTGLGATFVLRNVIEDQGVEICYELYSPRIQAIEVLKLEKRLDENLMYLRDALPEYSTVDVNMKPVPRMDHEEIPVNKVQVRMKPKPWSKRWERPKYNIKGIKFELPEHKMQAAQKWSQPWLEFDMLREYDTSKIEEKIRKELSKELGK, from the exons GGTGTTTTTCTTTATCGGGGTATCGAGTGAGCAGCGATGGAAAGCCACCGAAATTCCAGCCGCCTCCGAAGCCCGTCATTATCGACAGGAAGACGCAGAAGGAGGAGAGCAG GTTCCTGAGCCCTGAATTTATACCTCCCAGAGGGAGAAAAGATCCTCTTAAATACTACATAGAAAGAAAGGATATgatacagagaagaaaagtgtTCAACATCCCAGAATTCTATGTTG GCAGTATACTCGCCGTGACGACTGCGAATCCCCTCGCCAGTGACAAATCCAGCCGCTTTGTGGGGATCTGCATCCagaggggagggacagggctcGGTGCCACCTTTGTCCTCCGCAATGTCATTGAAGACCAAG GGGTTGAAATCTGTTACGAACTGTACAGCCCTCGCATCCAGGCCATCGAGGTGCTGAAGCTGGAGAAGAGGCTGGATGAGAACCTGATGTACCTGCGGGACGCCCTCCCCGAGTACAGCACTGTCGATGTCAATATGAAACCTGTGCCTCGCATGGACCATGAGGAAATTCCTGTGAACAAG GTGCAGGTACGAATGAAACCAAAACCATGGTCAAAACGGTGGGAAAGACCCAAATACAATATAAAGGGAATCAAGTTTGAGCTACCAGAACATAAAAtgcaagcagcacagaaatggagCCAGCCATGGCTGGAGTTTGACATGCTGAGGGAATATGATACTTcaaaaatagaggaaaagaTTCGGAAAGAACTGAGTAAAGAACTTGGAAAATAA